From a region of the Polyangium spumosum genome:
- a CDS encoding thiolase family protein → MTLPVPVYIVGAARTPIGAFLGALSALPAPRLGAVAIEAALARAKVPADRVGEVFMGNVLGAGVGQAPARQAAIYANIPKNVPATTVGKVCGSGMQAVILGAKSIALGDADVVVAGGMESMSNVPYYLMQARNGYRMGDNKIVDGMIHDGLWDPYGNFHMGNAGETCAKKYEFSREAQDEFAKESFRRAIAAQKEGLFDAEITPVNVPQKKGDPVVVKLDEGPPNARPDKIGTLKPAFQKDGTITAANASSINDGASALVLASEKAVKEMGLEPLARIAGYGGAAQEPEWFTTAPAAAIENTLARTKLTKEQIDIWEINEAFAVVTLAVNKLVGIDNAKVNVRGGAVALGHPIGATGARLLTTMIHAMKDRGDKRGLATLCIGGGEALAVVLER, encoded by the coding sequence ATGACCTTGCCCGTTCCCGTCTACATCGTCGGCGCCGCCCGCACGCCCATCGGCGCCTTCCTCGGCGCCCTCTCCGCCCTCCCCGCCCCGCGCCTCGGCGCCGTCGCCATCGAGGCGGCCCTCGCGCGCGCGAAGGTCCCGGCCGATCGCGTCGGCGAGGTCTTCATGGGCAACGTCCTCGGCGCCGGCGTCGGCCAGGCGCCCGCCCGCCAGGCCGCCATCTACGCGAACATCCCCAAGAACGTGCCGGCGACGACGGTCGGCAAGGTCTGCGGCTCGGGCATGCAGGCCGTCATCCTCGGCGCCAAGAGCATCGCGCTCGGCGACGCGGACGTGGTGGTCGCCGGCGGCATGGAGTCGATGTCGAACGTGCCGTACTACCTCATGCAGGCCCGGAACGGCTATCGCATGGGCGACAACAAGATCGTCGACGGCATGATCCACGACGGCCTCTGGGATCCCTACGGCAACTTCCACATGGGCAACGCCGGCGAGACGTGCGCGAAGAAGTACGAGTTCTCGCGCGAGGCGCAGGACGAGTTCGCCAAGGAGAGCTTCCGCCGCGCCATCGCCGCGCAGAAGGAGGGCCTCTTCGACGCGGAGATCACGCCCGTGAACGTGCCGCAGAAGAAGGGTGATCCCGTCGTCGTGAAGCTCGACGAGGGCCCGCCCAACGCCCGGCCCGACAAGATCGGCACGCTCAAGCCCGCCTTCCAGAAGGACGGCACCATCACCGCGGCGAACGCCTCGTCGATCAACGACGGCGCCTCGGCGCTCGTGCTCGCCAGCGAGAAGGCCGTCAAGGAGATGGGCCTCGAGCCGCTCGCGCGCATCGCCGGCTACGGCGGCGCCGCCCAGGAGCCCGAGTGGTTCACGACCGCGCCCGCGGCGGCCATCGAGAACACGCTCGCGCGGACCAAGCTCACGAAGGAGCAGATCGACATCTGGGAGATCAACGAGGCCTTCGCCGTCGTCACGCTCGCCGTGAACAAGCTCGTCGGCATCGACAACGCCAAGGTCAACGTGCGCGGCGGCGCCGTCGCGCTCGGCCACCCCATCGGCGCGACCGGCGCGCGTCTGCTCACGACGATGATCCACGCCATGAAGGATCGCGGCGACAAACGTGGCCTCGCGACGCTCTGCATCGGCGGCGGCGAGGCGCTCGCCGTC
- a CDS encoding RNA polymerase sigma factor codes for MLAQALATPKTLHAHSIEDLRRGVAALAPELFGRALRMSRSSALAEDLVQDTVERALRFENQYRPGTNLKAWVHQILFSVFITKCRRNRRERRALDVLYSDPNAWTAAPAVSEMTALSPPTLRALEAIQPVYREALILVDLQEMTYKDAAEKLGVPVGTVMSRLHRGRRLLAKALEADREASLVQCNMME; via the coding sequence ATGCTCGCTCAGGCCCTCGCCACCCCGAAGACCCTTCACGCACACTCGATCGAGGATCTCCGCCGAGGCGTCGCCGCGCTGGCCCCCGAGCTCTTCGGCCGCGCCCTCCGCATGTCGCGCTCCAGCGCCCTCGCCGAGGACCTCGTGCAGGACACCGTCGAGCGCGCCCTCCGCTTCGAGAACCAGTACCGCCCCGGCACCAACCTGAAGGCGTGGGTCCACCAGATCCTCTTCAGCGTCTTCATCACCAAGTGTCGCCGCAATCGTCGCGAGCGCCGCGCCCTCGACGTCCTCTACTCCGACCCGAACGCCTGGACCGCCGCGCCCGCCGTCTCCGAGATGACCGCGCTCTCGCCGCCCACGCTCCGCGCCCTCGAGGCCATCCAGCCCGTGTATCGCGAGGCCCTCATCCTCGTGGACCTCCAGGAGATGACCTACAAGGACGCCGCCGAGAAGCTCGGTGTGCCCGTGGGCACCGTCATGAGCCGCCTCCACCGCGGCAGGCGCCTGCTCGCAAAGGCCCTCGAGGCAGATCGGGAGGCGTCTCTTGTGCAGTGCAACATGATGGAGTAG
- a CDS encoding NAD(P)H-hydrate dehydratase produces the protein MIPVLTRAQMRAFDKYAIETCHVPGVVLMENAGRGAADVISAMIEARRCPCAPSHEADVIAARARSFPVRHVQSPGQPARYPLEARVVVVCGTGNNGGDGFVVARHLYARGAEVEVYLAGRSEKVTGDARINHDAYIDLGGRFFEVPEGSSLGPLHAALARADFVIDALFGTGLDRPITGHLADVIAVLNDASARLVALDIPSGLDADSGSPFGIAVRADDTVTFGHLKIGMLTPEGARLSGNVHVVDLGVPDPPILAHVGVVAEVIRRETVGSYFAPREASVHKHKAGDVLVVAGSPGKLGASLLTAKAAMRAGAGLVTIGTWPDAATSLESRVVEVMTTRIDPSRIGPSLDAALAGRRTVAIGPGFGLGAEARAAVDHVVLGWDGFKVVDADAITHFAGRPESLAQARGRLVLTPHPGELGRLLGRSATAIEQDRFGAVREAVARTSATVILKGARTIIATPEGRLFICMAGNPALATAGSGDVLTGLIAAFACSMSAEEAACAGVLVHALAGDLWRARTGCDRGLFAGEIPDLVPEILAALARGADPLAG, from the coding sequence ATGATCCCCGTCCTCACGCGCGCCCAGATGCGCGCGTTCGACAAGTACGCGATCGAGACCTGCCACGTGCCGGGCGTCGTCCTCATGGAGAACGCAGGGCGCGGCGCCGCCGACGTGATCTCCGCGATGATCGAGGCGCGCCGCTGCCCGTGCGCGCCGAGCCACGAGGCCGACGTGATCGCGGCGCGCGCCCGCTCGTTCCCGGTCCGCCACGTGCAGAGCCCCGGTCAGCCCGCGAGGTACCCGCTCGAGGCGCGCGTCGTCGTCGTCTGCGGCACGGGCAACAACGGCGGCGACGGGTTCGTCGTGGCGCGGCACCTCTACGCGCGCGGGGCCGAGGTCGAGGTCTACCTCGCGGGCAGGAGCGAGAAGGTCACCGGCGACGCGCGCATCAACCACGACGCGTACATCGACCTCGGCGGCCGATTCTTCGAGGTGCCCGAGGGCTCGAGCCTCGGCCCGCTGCACGCCGCGCTCGCGCGCGCCGACTTCGTGATCGACGCCCTCTTCGGCACGGGCCTCGACCGGCCCATCACCGGCCACCTCGCCGACGTCATCGCCGTCCTCAACGACGCCTCCGCCCGCCTCGTCGCGCTCGACATCCCCTCGGGCCTCGACGCCGACAGCGGCTCGCCGTTTGGCATCGCCGTGCGCGCCGACGACACCGTCACCTTCGGCCACCTCAAGATCGGCATGCTCACGCCCGAAGGCGCGCGCCTCTCCGGCAACGTGCACGTCGTCGACCTCGGCGTCCCCGATCCGCCGATCCTCGCCCACGTCGGCGTCGTCGCCGAGGTCATCCGCCGCGAGACCGTCGGCTCGTACTTCGCCCCGCGCGAGGCGAGCGTGCACAAACACAAGGCCGGCGACGTGCTCGTCGTCGCGGGCTCACCCGGCAAGCTCGGCGCCTCGCTCCTCACGGCGAAGGCCGCGATGCGCGCCGGCGCCGGCCTCGTCACGATCGGCACCTGGCCCGACGCCGCGACGTCGCTCGAGTCACGCGTCGTCGAGGTGATGACCACGCGGATCGACCCGAGCCGCATCGGCCCTTCACTCGACGCGGCCCTCGCTGGACGCCGCACCGTCGCCATCGGCCCTGGTTTCGGCCTCGGCGCGGAGGCGCGGGCGGCGGTTGATCACGTCGTGCTCGGCTGGGACGGCTTCAAGGTCGTCGACGCCGACGCGATCACCCATTTCGCCGGCCGCCCCGAGTCGCTCGCGCAAGCCAGAGGCCGCCTCGTGCTCACGCCGCACCCGGGCGAGCTCGGCCGCCTGCTCGGCCGCAGCGCGACGGCCATCGAGCAGGACCGCTTCGGCGCCGTCCGCGAGGCCGTCGCGCGCACGAGCGCCACCGTGATCCTCAAGGGCGCCCGCACGATCATCGCCACGCCCGAGGGCCGCCTCTTCATCTGCATGGCGGGCAACCCGGCCCTCGCCACGGCCGGCTCCGGCGACGTGCTGACCGGCCTCATCGCGGCGTTTGCTTGCAGCATGTCCGCCGAGGAGGCGGCCTGCGCGGGCGTGCTCGTCCACGCGCTCGCCGGCGACCTCTGGCGCGCCCGCACCGGCTGCGATCGAGGCCTGTTCGCGGGCGAGATTCCCGACCTGGTCCCGGAGATCCTCGCGGCGCTCGCGCGGGGGGCGGATCCGCTGGCGGGCTGA
- a CDS encoding pyridoxine 5'-phosphate synthase — MPVRLHINIDHVATVRNARGTRYPDPVFAAGLCEAAGADGITAHLREDRRHITDDDVTRLRASVQTLFNLEMAVTEEMIGIASRVRPDVITLVPERREERTTEGGLDVKGKRAGIEAAVKMAKERGIKVSLFIGADEEMVEASAALHVAQIELHTGEYCHASGEQAEHELDRLKRAAARASALGLEVAAGHGLTRHNVGPVVAIPDIVEVNIGHSVIADAVFFGMDRAVRDLRRAVDRGMRGRSR, encoded by the coding sequence ATGCCGGTCCGCCTCCACATCAACATCGATCACGTCGCCACCGTGCGGAACGCGCGCGGCACGCGGTACCCCGATCCTGTCTTCGCCGCCGGCCTCTGCGAAGCGGCCGGCGCCGACGGCATCACCGCGCACCTGCGCGAGGATCGGCGCCACATCACCGACGACGACGTCACGCGCCTGCGCGCCTCGGTGCAGACGCTCTTCAACCTGGAGATGGCCGTCACCGAGGAGATGATCGGCATCGCGTCGCGGGTGCGTCCCGACGTGATCACGCTCGTCCCCGAGCGCCGCGAGGAGCGCACGACCGAGGGCGGGCTCGACGTGAAGGGAAAGCGCGCCGGCATCGAGGCCGCCGTGAAGATGGCCAAGGAGCGCGGGATCAAGGTGAGCCTCTTCATCGGCGCCGACGAGGAGATGGTCGAGGCCTCCGCCGCCCTCCACGTCGCGCAGATCGAGCTGCACACGGGCGAGTACTGTCACGCGTCGGGGGAGCAAGCCGAGCACGAGCTCGATCGCCTGAAGCGCGCCGCGGCCCGCGCCTCGGCGCTCGGCCTCGAGGTCGCCGCGGGCCACGGCCTGACGCGCCACAACGTCGGGCCCGTCGTGGCCATCCCCGACATCGTCGAGGTCAACATCGGCCACTCGGTCATCGCCGACGCGGTGTTCTTCGGGATGGATCGCGCGGTGCGGGATCTTCGTCGCGCCGTCGACCGCGGCATGCGAGGCCGTTCGCGATGA
- the htpG gene encoding molecular chaperone HtpG codes for MSQEASPNPEAPPAASPAAVEMPFQAEVQQVLSLVINSLYANQEVFLRELVSNASDALDKARFLALTRKDVTEQEGEPAISIKLDDEARTIVIEDNGIGMTRDEVVQNLGTIAKSGSLEFLKSHAEELRRAQDKDAAVKLIGQFGVGFYAAFMVAARVDVETLSMLPGAEAVLWRSAGAGSFTVAAGERKHPGTTITLHLKEDTREYTKAWRIKEIIRKYSDFVHFPISVNGEVANRKAALWTLPKSQITEEQHAEFFRHVTGGYEGETPLWHLHVSIDAPVQFHALLYVPEKAPPDLFQRDRRAVRLYAKRVLIVEDCDKVAPIYLRFLRGVVDSEDLSLNVSREMLQEDKALKQIEAQITKQVLKGLKELSESEPERFAKFWKEFGKVLKEGVSVDWKNKDTIADLCRFGSMNTPEDQLLSLKQYVAAMPESQKEIYYLTGTSRRALEKSPHIEAFKKRGYDVLLMTEPVDEWVVQSLTEYDKRRLRSIAHGDIDLGDKDEKADELAGEQIKSAVSAVKSTLGDRVKDVRASRRLTDSASCLVAAEGDLGVNMERIMRMMGEDAPQAKRILELNPESPIVKNLSALAEKDPSAEPIKLWSELLYEQALLAEGVVTDPAKLVKHIQDLLTQASTAAVTR; via the coding sequence ATGAGCCAAGAAGCCTCCCCGAACCCCGAAGCACCCCCCGCCGCCTCCCCTGCCGCCGTGGAGATGCCGTTCCAGGCGGAGGTGCAGCAGGTGCTGTCCCTCGTCATCAACTCGCTCTACGCGAACCAGGAGGTCTTCCTCCGCGAGCTGGTCTCGAACGCCTCCGACGCGCTCGACAAGGCCCGCTTCCTCGCCCTCACGCGCAAGGACGTGACCGAGCAGGAGGGCGAGCCCGCGATCTCGATCAAGCTCGACGACGAGGCGCGCACGATCGTCATCGAGGACAACGGCATCGGCATGACGCGCGACGAGGTCGTCCAGAACCTCGGCACGATCGCCAAGAGCGGCTCGCTCGAGTTCCTGAAGTCCCACGCGGAGGAGCTCCGCAGGGCCCAGGACAAGGACGCCGCGGTCAAGCTCATCGGCCAGTTCGGCGTGGGCTTCTACGCCGCGTTCATGGTCGCCGCGCGCGTCGACGTGGAGACGCTCTCCATGCTGCCCGGGGCCGAGGCCGTGCTCTGGCGCTCGGCGGGCGCGGGCTCGTTCACGGTCGCCGCGGGCGAGCGCAAGCACCCCGGGACGACGATCACGCTGCACCTCAAGGAGGACACGCGCGAGTACACGAAGGCGTGGCGGATCAAGGAGATCATCCGCAAGTACTCGGACTTCGTGCACTTCCCGATCTCGGTGAACGGCGAGGTCGCGAACCGCAAGGCGGCGCTCTGGACGCTGCCGAAGTCGCAGATCACCGAAGAGCAACACGCCGAGTTCTTCCGGCACGTGACGGGCGGCTACGAAGGCGAGACGCCGCTCTGGCACCTGCACGTCTCCATCGACGCGCCGGTGCAGTTCCACGCGTTGCTCTACGTGCCCGAGAAGGCGCCGCCGGACCTCTTCCAGCGTGATCGCCGGGCCGTGCGGCTCTACGCGAAGCGCGTGCTCATCGTCGAGGACTGCGACAAGGTCGCGCCGATCTACCTGCGCTTCCTGCGCGGCGTGGTCGACTCGGAGGACCTCTCGCTCAACGTCTCGCGCGAGATGCTGCAGGAGGACAAGGCCCTCAAGCAGATCGAGGCGCAGATCACGAAGCAGGTGCTCAAGGGGCTGAAGGAGCTCTCGGAGAGCGAGCCCGAGCGGTTCGCGAAGTTCTGGAAGGAGTTCGGCAAGGTCCTCAAGGAGGGCGTGTCGGTCGACTGGAAGAACAAGGACACGATCGCGGACCTCTGCCGGTTCGGCTCGATGAACACGCCGGAGGATCAGCTCCTCTCGCTGAAGCAGTACGTCGCGGCGATGCCCGAGTCGCAGAAGGAGATCTACTACCTGACGGGCACGAGCCGCCGCGCGCTGGAGAAGAGCCCGCACATCGAGGCCTTCAAGAAGCGCGGCTACGACGTGCTGTTGATGACCGAGCCGGTCGACGAGTGGGTCGTGCAGTCGTTGACCGAATACGACAAGCGCCGCCTGCGCAGCATCGCCCACGGCGACATCGACCTCGGCGACAAGGACGAGAAGGCGGACGAGCTCGCCGGCGAGCAGATCAAGAGCGCGGTCTCGGCCGTGAAGTCGACGCTCGGTGATCGGGTGAAGGACGTGCGCGCCTCGCGGCGCCTGACCGACAGCGCGAGCTGCCTCGTCGCCGCCGAGGGGGACCTCGGGGTCAACATGGAGCGGATCATGCGCATGATGGGCGAGGACGCGCCGCAGGCGAAGCGCATCCTGGAGCTCAACCCCGAGAGCCCCATCGTGAAGAACCTGAGCGCGCTGGCCGAGAAGGACCCGAGCGCAGAGCCGATCAAGCTCTGGTCCGAGCTGCTCTACGAGCAAGCGTTGCTGGCCGAGGGCGTGGTGACCGACCCGGCGAAGCTGGTGAAGCACATTCAGGATTTGCTCACGCAGGCCAGCACGGCGGCCGTGACGCGCTGA
- the hemB gene encoding porphobilinogen synthase has translation MQSPSPHEIRRCYSGRVFPTERPRRLRRSSAIRSLVRETSLAPSDLVLPLFFNEVLDAPRPVSTMPGVSQLPVAAAAEQARLCRSLGLGGVILFGLPRTKDASGSSAYDPSGPVPRAVAAMKDAAPDLLVITDVCVDEYTEHGHCGILKPGPRGDLEVDNDATLEVLAKAALVHAAAGADVVAPSDMMDGRVGAIRRALDGEGHEGTAILSYAVKYASSFYGPFREAADCAPKFGDRAGYQMDPANTREALREARLDEEEGADLLMVKPALPYLDVITRVRAASPLPLGAYNVSGEYAMIKAASAAGMIDEKRAVLELLTSIRRAGADFILTYHAVDAARWLG, from the coding sequence ATGCAATCCCCCTCCCCGCACGAAATCCGGCGCTGCTACAGTGGCCGCGTGTTCCCGACCGAACGTCCCCGCCGGCTCCGCCGCTCGTCCGCGATCCGGAGCCTGGTCCGCGAAACCTCCCTGGCCCCCTCCGACCTCGTCCTGCCCCTCTTCTTCAACGAGGTGCTCGACGCGCCACGCCCCGTCTCGACCATGCCGGGCGTCTCCCAGCTCCCGGTCGCCGCGGCCGCCGAGCAGGCGCGACTCTGCCGATCGCTCGGGCTCGGCGGGGTCATCCTCTTCGGCCTGCCCCGGACGAAGGACGCGAGCGGCTCGTCCGCCTACGATCCGAGCGGCCCGGTGCCACGCGCGGTCGCGGCCATGAAAGACGCGGCGCCGGATCTCCTGGTGATCACGGACGTCTGCGTCGACGAGTACACCGAGCACGGCCACTGCGGGATCTTGAAGCCCGGCCCGCGCGGTGATCTCGAGGTCGACAACGACGCGACGCTCGAGGTGCTGGCGAAGGCCGCGCTCGTGCACGCGGCGGCGGGCGCGGACGTCGTGGCGCCGAGCGACATGATGGACGGGCGCGTGGGGGCGATCCGGCGCGCGCTCGACGGCGAGGGCCACGAGGGCACGGCGATCCTGTCGTACGCGGTGAAGTACGCGTCGAGCTTCTACGGCCCGTTCCGCGAGGCCGCGGACTGCGCGCCGAAGTTCGGCGATCGCGCGGGATACCAGATGGATCCGGCGAACACGCGCGAGGCGCTGCGCGAGGCGCGGCTCGACGAGGAGGAGGGCGCGGACCTCCTGATGGTGAAGCCGGCGCTGCCTTACCTCGACGTGATCACGCGGGTGCGCGCGGCCTCGCCGCTGCCGCTCGGCGCGTACAACGTGAGCGGCGAGTACGCGATGATCAAGGCCGCGTCGGCGGCGGGGATGATCGACGAGAAGCGCGCGGTGCTCGAGCTGCTCACGTCGATCCGGCGCGCGGGAGCGGACTTCATCCTGACGTACCACGCCGTGGACGCGGCGCGCTGGCTCGGCTGA
- a CDS encoding ATP-binding protein, which yields MLTEQEIASLAADLESFRVERKQSFTSAKSAIEEVICAFANDLPGMGETGVLLIGVHDKTGEPTGLEVTDQLLQQITGIRSDGAILPFPVMHVYKATLAGKDIVVVEVQPSHEPPVRLRGRVRIRVGPRRDTATRDEERILTERRRNWDGPFDQRPIRGSTLDELDLKLFEREFLPSAVAPEVLRENGRSIPEQLAALHLASPDAVPNVAGLLILGREPTTYLPGAYVQFLRVDGTELTDPIVDRKELSGPLPEVLRRMDEITSAHIHVATAVTGGPVERRSPDYPMAALQQLLRNAAIHRNYETSNAPLQWYWFSDRIEIHNPGGLFGRATPQTFGKPGGNDYRNPTVAAALYQLGFVQRFGMGVPLARKACKDNGNPEPEFILEPSTFGVIVKARA from the coding sequence GTGCTGACCGAGCAGGAGATCGCGAGTCTGGCGGCGGATCTGGAGAGCTTCCGGGTCGAGCGGAAGCAGTCGTTCACGTCCGCGAAGAGCGCGATCGAAGAGGTGATCTGCGCGTTCGCCAACGACCTGCCAGGCATGGGAGAGACCGGCGTCCTCTTGATCGGCGTTCATGACAAGACGGGCGAGCCCACCGGGCTCGAGGTGACCGATCAGCTCCTCCAGCAGATCACGGGCATCCGCAGCGACGGAGCGATCCTCCCCTTTCCTGTGATGCACGTGTACAAGGCCACGCTCGCGGGAAAGGACATCGTCGTCGTCGAGGTGCAGCCCTCGCACGAGCCGCCCGTGCGCCTGCGCGGTCGTGTGCGCATCCGCGTGGGTCCTCGTCGTGACACGGCCACGCGAGACGAAGAGCGCATCCTGACCGAACGACGTCGCAACTGGGACGGGCCGTTCGACCAGCGCCCCATCCGTGGATCGACCCTCGACGAGCTCGACCTGAAGCTCTTCGAGCGAGAGTTTCTGCCCAGCGCTGTCGCGCCGGAGGTCCTTCGCGAGAACGGCCGCTCGATCCCCGAGCAGCTCGCCGCGCTGCACCTCGCGTCACCGGACGCCGTGCCGAACGTGGCGGGGTTGCTCATCCTCGGTCGCGAGCCGACGACCTACCTGCCCGGAGCGTACGTGCAGTTCCTGCGCGTGGACGGCACGGAGCTGACGGATCCGATCGTGGATCGGAAAGAGCTTTCAGGCCCCTTGCCGGAGGTGCTGCGGCGCATGGACGAGATCACGAGCGCGCACATCCATGTCGCGACCGCCGTGACGGGTGGTCCGGTGGAGCGACGCTCGCCGGACTACCCGATGGCGGCGCTCCAGCAGCTCCTCCGCAACGCGGCGATCCACCGCAACTACGAGACGAGCAACGCGCCCCTCCAGTGGTACTGGTTCTCGGACCGGATCGAGATCCACAACCCGGGTGGTCTCTTCGGCCGCGCCACGCCGCAGACGTTCGGCAAGCCCGGCGGGAACGACTATCGCAACCCCACCGTCGCCGCGGCCCTCTACCAGCTCGGCTTCGTGCAGCGCTTTGGCATGGGCGTCCCGCTCGCGCGGAAGGCCTGCAAGGACAACGGCAACCCAGAGCCGGAGTTCATCCTCGAACCGTCCACCTTCGGCGTCATCGTCAAGGCACGCGCATGA
- a CDS encoding ParA family protein: protein MKRIAFLNSKGDVGQTTLVYHLAHMLVDQGHRVLLLDLDPQSGLTAMCLPEDRIEDLWSDYPFEDRTVFDAVHPLLLGTGDIRKPHVEELKEGLALVPGDVALYAFEETLSDAWIRALNGDAYAFRALSAFHRLIAMATEQHRPDVTLLDVGRGLGANTRAALLAADFVVTPLAPDPYSMLGLHNAGMTLPSWRDHWRLMLDGSPNVELDLPTGQMEPLGYVVMQAVMRLSKPIKAYEKWLERIAGTYHQSILHDRFFLPSSQGDPWCLGIMRNYQSLMPLAQDARKPMFDLRPGDGAIGAHMEAVLRCREDFERLSTSILTRADELSAQAP from the coding sequence ATGAAGCGGATCGCGTTCCTGAACAGCAAAGGCGACGTCGGGCAGACGACACTCGTCTACCACCTCGCGCACATGCTTGTGGACCAGGGGCATCGGGTGCTCCTGCTCGATCTTGATCCGCAATCCGGCCTGACAGCCATGTGTTTGCCAGAGGATCGAATCGAGGATCTCTGGAGCGACTATCCATTTGAAGACCGCACCGTCTTCGACGCGGTACACCCGCTCCTCCTCGGGACAGGCGACATCCGGAAGCCGCACGTGGAGGAGCTGAAAGAGGGCCTGGCGCTCGTGCCCGGGGACGTCGCCTTGTACGCGTTCGAGGAGACGCTCTCCGATGCATGGATACGTGCCCTCAACGGCGATGCGTATGCCTTTCGCGCACTTTCGGCATTCCATCGGCTCATCGCCATGGCCACCGAACAGCACCGACCGGATGTGACTCTCCTCGACGTGGGTCGCGGCCTCGGCGCCAACACACGCGCCGCGCTTCTCGCCGCTGACTTCGTGGTCACCCCACTCGCGCCAGATCCCTACTCCATGCTGGGGCTTCACAACGCCGGGATGACCCTCCCCAGCTGGCGAGACCACTGGCGGCTGATGCTCGACGGAAGCCCTAACGTAGAACTCGACCTGCCCACCGGGCAGATGGAACCGCTGGGCTACGTCGTCATGCAGGCCGTGATGCGCCTATCAAAACCGATCAAAGCCTACGAGAAGTGGCTGGAACGAATCGCCGGCACGTACCATCAGTCGATCCTACACGACCGTTTCTTCCTCCCCTCTTCCCAGGGGGATCCGTGGTGCCTCGGCATCATGCGCAACTACCAGAGCCTCATGCCGCTCGCGCAGGATGCGCGGAAGCCAATGTTCGACTTGCGCCCGGGTGACGGCGCCATCGGCGCGCACATGGAAGCCGTCCTACGTTGCCGCGAAGACTTCGAGCGCCTCTCCACATCCATCCTCACCCGCGCCGACGAGCTGAGCGCCCAAGCCCCGTAA